One segment of Fuscovulum ytuae DNA contains the following:
- a CDS encoding metal-sensing transcriptional repressor, with protein MTEPHRHASHPAIATRLKRAEGHLRRVVAMIEEGQPCLDLATQLHAVERAVAEAKRALIHDHIDHCLSDGHGHDMAEIKALTKLL; from the coding sequence ATGACAGAACCGCACCGCCATGCAAGCCACCCTGCCATCGCCACTCGGCTGAAACGCGCCGAAGGGCATCTTCGGCGGGTCGTCGCCATGATCGAGGAGGGCCAGCCCTGCCTCGACCTTGCCACGCAACTCCACGCGGTGGAGCGCGCGGTGGCCGAGGCGAAGCGGGCGCTGATTCATGATCATATCGACCACTGCCTTTCGGACGGGCATGGGCATGACATGGCCGAGATCAAGGCACTGACGAAATTGCTCTGA
- a CDS encoding ATP-binding cassette domain-containing protein: MTDLYSVENLRLSLADMTTKPLFGPAPRIEILKGLSFTIPKGAVVGIVGGSGSGKSTLGRALVRLLEPSGGSIRFDGTDITHLPEPALRPLRRRFQMIFQDPMSSLNPRHRVGTIIAEPLRLHGLDRIPKRVARALDHVGLPQPFAARFPHELSGGQRQRVGIARAIALEPDFILADEIVSGLDVSSQAQVLNLLERLVADLGLTLAFISHDLSVIRRLCQRTIVLHRGEIVEDRPTAELFATPSAAYTRDLLEAIPLPDPAQPWV, from the coding sequence ATGACCGATCTTTACAGCGTGGAAAACCTGCGCCTGTCGCTGGCCGACATGACCACCAAGCCGCTGTTCGGCCCTGCGCCAAGGATCGAAATCCTCAAAGGGCTAAGCTTCACCATCCCCAAGGGGGCCGTGGTGGGCATCGTGGGTGGGTCAGGTTCCGGCAAATCCACCCTGGGCCGCGCACTTGTGCGGCTGCTGGAACCGTCGGGCGGCAGCATCCGCTTTGACGGGACCGACATCACCCACTTGCCCGAACCCGCCCTGCGCCCACTGCGGCGACGCTTTCAGATGATCTTTCAGGACCCGATGTCGTCCCTCAACCCGCGCCACCGTGTTGGCACGATCATCGCGGAACCCCTGCGCCTGCACGGTTTGGACAGGATCCCCAAGCGCGTCGCCCGCGCCCTGGATCATGTTGGCCTGCCACAACCCTTCGCGGCCCGCTTTCCGCATGAACTGTCAGGCGGTCAGCGTCAGCGTGTGGGCATCGCCCGCGCCATCGCGCTGGAACCAGACTTCATCCTTGCCGATGAAATCGTGTCGGGGCTTGACGTGTCATCGCAGGCGCAGGTTCTGAACCTGCTGGAACGGTTGGTGGCCGATCTGGGCCTGACCTTGGCCTTCATCAGCCATGACCTGTCGGTCATCCGCCGCCTTTGCCAGCGCACCATCGTCCTGCACCGGGGGGAGATCGTCGAGGATCGCCCCACCGCCGAACTTTTCGCCACCCCCAGTGCCGCCTACACGCGCGACCTGTTAGAGGCGATCCCCCTGCCGGACCCCGCTCAGCCCTGGGTCTGA
- a CDS encoding acyl-CoA thioesterase, whose product MTVCFTTDRMLHFGDCDISGTAYYPAYLNILNGVVEEFWAHIGWPWHEIIWKERWGTPTVHLSCDFSKPSFFGDKLTFRLTVLKVGKSSVRLKHTIHCGEEHRWSVEQVLAASWLDSHTSMPWPEEVKAKLESLMTPDAAERRPVAPPQTQG is encoded by the coding sequence ATGACCGTCTGTTTCACGACCGACCGGATGCTGCATTTTGGGGATTGCGACATATCCGGCACCGCCTATTACCCGGCCTACCTGAACATCCTGAATGGGGTGGTGGAGGAATTCTGGGCCCATATCGGCTGGCCTTGGCATGAAATCATCTGGAAAGAACGCTGGGGCACGCCCACAGTGCATCTTTCTTGCGATTTCTCGAAGCCGTCCTTCTTTGGCGATAAGCTGACCTTCCGGCTGACGGTGCTGAAGGTGGGGAAATCTTCGGTCCGCCTGAAGCATACCATCCATTGCGGCGAGGAACATCGCTGGTCGGTGGAACAGGTCTTGGCGGCAAGCTGGCTGGACAGCCACACGTCGATGCCTTGGCCAGAAGAGGTGAAGGCCAAGTTGGAAAGCCTGATGACGCCGGATGCGGCCGAGCGGCGGCCCGTCGCCCCGCCTCAGACCCAGGGCTGA
- a CDS encoding heme NO-binding domain-containing protein, translating into MNGLINRSIQCFLRDGWGAGVWEDTARAAGVSVQGFEPLLPYPAEVTDRLLAAAATRLDRDRGCLLEDLGTYLVSHPARAGVRRLLRFGGSDYRDFLCSLEDLPARARLALPDLVLPDLRLREAARGRFRLEIGPGMPGLAEVALGLLRAMADDYGALVTLGLARRGKDGAGAVTIRLLDQAHGAGRAFSLGRAE; encoded by the coding sequence ATGAACGGGCTGATCAATCGGTCGATCCAGTGCTTTTTGCGCGATGGCTGGGGCGCGGGCGTCTGGGAGGATACGGCACGGGCAGCTGGGGTGTCGGTACAGGGGTTTGAACCCTTACTGCCCTATCCGGCGGAGGTGACGGATCGCCTGCTTGCCGCCGCCGCCACACGGCTGGACCGCGACCGCGGCTGTCTTTTGGAAGATCTGGGAACCTACCTCGTGTCCCATCCCGCACGGGCGGGGGTGCGGCGGCTGTTGCGGTTCGGCGGATCGGACTATCGCGATTTCCTTTGCTCGTTAGAAGATTTGCCTGCGCGGGCGCGGTTGGCCTTGCCCGATCTGGTGCTGCCTGACTTGCGGTTGCGCGAGGCGGCACGTGGCCGTTTCCGGCTTGAGATCGGTCCCGGCATGCCGGGCTTGGCAGAGGTGGCTTTGGGCCTATTGCGGGCCATGGCGGATGATTACGGCGCGCTGGTCACGCTGGGCCTTGCGCGGCGCGGGAAGGATGGCGCGGGGGCGGTGACGATCCGCCTGCTGGATCAGGCCCATGGCGCGGGGCGGGCCTTCAGTTTGGGTCGGGCGGAATGA
- a CDS encoding LysR substrate-binding domain-containing protein produces MLNLTLKQLRYFDALARHGHFGRAAEVCAISQPALSMQIREMEAVLGSELFERGARQVRLTGFGEDVLVRAREILREVEELADMARAARGSLSGRLRIGVIPTIAPYLLPAIIARLNAANEGLDIHLRETVTPKLIRELEEGRLDTAIVALPVSESFLTEVDLFAEDFVLVRPGADAEKPVPAPEMLREMRLLLLEEGHCFRDQALSFCYAGQAAPRELLDGSSLSTLVQMVGAGIGVTLIPEMAVAVETRSAHVAIARFNGAQPSRRIGMVWRRSSPLSKQLMQVAEVVRAAGLAQRAGA; encoded by the coding sequence ATGTTGAACCTGACGCTGAAACAATTGCGCTATTTCGATGCCTTGGCCCGGCATGGCCATTTTGGGCGGGCGGCAGAGGTCTGCGCCATCTCGCAACCCGCCTTGTCGATGCAGATCCGCGAGATGGAGGCCGTGCTTGGGTCCGAGCTGTTTGAACGCGGCGCGCGGCAGGTCCGGCTGACAGGGTTCGGCGAGGATGTGCTGGTCCGCGCGCGCGAGATTTTGCGCGAGGTCGAGGAATTGGCCGATATGGCGCGGGCCGCGCGGGGTAGCCTGTCAGGGCGGCTGCGGATTGGGGTGATTCCGACCATTGCACCCTATCTGTTGCCCGCAATCATCGCCCGGCTGAATGCGGCGAATGAGGGGCTTGATATCCACCTACGCGAAACGGTGACGCCGAAACTGATCCGCGAGTTGGAGGAAGGGCGGCTAGACACGGCCATCGTTGCGCTGCCGGTGTCGGAGAGCTTTCTCACCGAGGTTGATCTGTTTGCCGAGGATTTCGTTCTGGTCCGCCCCGGCGCAGATGCCGAAAAGCCCGTGCCTGCGCCAGAAATGCTGCGCGAGATGCGGCTTTTGCTTTTGGAAGAAGGCCATTGCTTCCGCGATCAGGCGCTGTCCTTCTGCTATGCTGGGCAGGCCGCGCCGCGCGAATTGCTGGATGGCAGCAGCCTGTCCACGTTGGTGCAGATGGTGGGGGCGGGGATCGGGGTGACCTTGATCCCCGAAATGGCCGTGGCGGTGGAAACCCGGTCGGCCCATGTCGCCATCGCGCGGTTCAACGGTGCGCAGCCGTCGCGGCGGATCGGGATGGTGTGGCGGCGGTCTTCGCCCCTGTCCAAACAGCTGATGCAGGTGGCCGAGGTGGTGCGCGCCGCTGGGTTGGCGCAGCGGGCGGGGGCTTGA
- a CDS encoding MFS transporter — MLLTLKNPAFRHLFAAQVVALVGTGLATVALGLLAWELAGEDAGAVLGTALAIKMVAYVTLAPVAAAVAERLPRRAFLVALDLIRAGVIAFLPFVDQVWQVYVLIFALQAASAGFTPAFQAVIPDVLKDEDDYTNALSLLRLAEDLEQVASPILAAALLTVVGFPVLFAGTVAGFIGSALLVVTARLPQRAQAEGGQFWADVTKGVRIYIRTPRLRGLMVMEAAVAAAGAMVYVNTVVLVKDRLGMGEEAVALAFAAFGAGSMVAAFVLPRLLARVAERPVMIGGAGLMVAGVAAVPVADSFAVLVALWAMIGFGFSLTQTPIGRIINRSARDVDRGAVFAAQFALSHACWLVTYPLAGWIGAEAGLSAAAMTLAAVGAVGLAAVLRLWPALDPIIVPHVHPDLPADHPHLREHGVVHSHALVIDGLHRKWPKGTARPQS; from the coding sequence ATGCTTTTGACACTGAAGAACCCGGCATTCCGCCATCTCTTCGCCGCGCAAGTGGTGGCGTTGGTCGGCACGGGTCTTGCGACCGTGGCGCTTGGCCTTCTGGCATGGGAGTTGGCGGGGGAGGATGCAGGGGCGGTGCTTGGCACGGCGCTTGCGATCAAGATGGTGGCCTATGTGACGCTGGCCCCTGTCGCGGCGGCGGTGGCGGAGCGGTTGCCGCGCCGCGCCTTCCTCGTGGCGCTGGACCTGATCCGCGCGGGGGTGATCGCCTTCCTGCCCTTTGTCGATCAAGTCTGGCAGGTCTATGTGCTGATCTTCGCGCTTCAGGCTGCCTCGGCGGGGTTTACGCCTGCGTTCCAAGCCGTGATCCCCGATGTGCTGAAGGACGAGGACGATTATACCAACGCTCTGTCCCTGCTGCGTCTGGCGGAGGATCTGGAACAGGTTGCCTCGCCCATCCTTGCTGCGGCGCTGTTGACGGTCGTGGGCTTTCCCGTGCTGTTTGCCGGAACGGTTGCGGGTTTCATCGGTTCGGCGCTGCTTGTCGTGACGGCGCGGCTGCCGCAGCGGGCGCAAGCAGAGGGCGGGCAGTTCTGGGCCGATGTGACGAAGGGGGTGCGTATCTATATCCGCACACCGCGCCTGCGCGGGTTGATGGTGATGGAGGCGGCGGTCGCGGCGGCAGGGGCGATGGTCTATGTGAACACGGTTGTTCTGGTGAAGGACAGGTTGGGTATGGGGGAAGAAGCAGTCGCCTTGGCCTTCGCCGCCTTTGGCGCGGGGTCGATGGTTGCGGCCTTTGTCCTGCCCCGCTTGCTTGCGCGTGTGGCGGAAAGGCCAGTGATGATCGGTGGCGCTGGGCTTATGGTTGCGGGGGTGGCGGCTGTTCCAGTGGCTGACAGTTTCGCCGTCTTGGTCGCGCTATGGGCGATGATCGGATTTGGCTTTTCGCTGACCCAGACACCCATCGGACGGATCATCAACCGTTCCGCGCGCGATGTGGATCGCGGCGCAGTTTTTGCGGCGCAATTCGCCTTGTCGCATGCCTGCTGGCTGGTCACCTATCCACTGGCGGGATGGATCGGGGCAGAGGCGGGGCTGTCGGCTGCGGCCATGACGCTTGCGGCGGTAGGAGCGGTTGGTCTGGCCGCAGTCCTGCGTCTTTGGCCCGCGCTGGACCCCATCATCGTCCCACATGTCCATCCGGACTTGCCCGCAGACCATCCACATCTGCGGGAACATGGGGTTGTGCATTCGCACGCTTTGGTCATCGACGGGCTGCATCGGAAGTGGCCAAAGGGTACGGCGAGACCGCAATCCTGA
- a CDS encoding HupE/UreJ family protein, with translation MTFLHPTPRRVWTALAIFCLTLLWAGVALAHAVTLGDKGYIQEITGPHVLPFLYLGAKHMVTGYDHILFLFGVIFFLYGMREIGLYVTLFAIGHSTTMILGVWFNFGINAYIIDAIIGFSVIYKALDNLGAFRLWFGVQPDTRVATLVFGFLHGFGLASKIIEYNIAPDGLLVNLIAFNVGVEIGQLTALALILLFMQRWRASPSFGRQAYTANVIMIGLGAYLMGFQLIGLALA, from the coding sequence ATGACATTCCTCCACCCGACGCCCCGGCGCGTCTGGACGGCACTCGCCATATTCTGCCTCACGCTCCTTTGGGCGGGGGTCGCGCTGGCACATGCCGTCACCCTTGGCGACAAGGGCTATATTCAGGAAATCACCGGCCCGCATGTCCTGCCCTTCCTCTATCTGGGGGCAAAGCACATGGTCACGGGCTACGACCACATCCTCTTTCTCTTCGGCGTGATCTTCTTCCTCTACGGGATGCGCGAGATCGGGCTTTACGTTACCCTCTTCGCCATCGGCCATTCGACGACGATGATCCTTGGCGTCTGGTTCAACTTCGGCATCAACGCCTACATCATCGACGCCATCATCGGCTTCTCGGTCATCTACAAAGCGCTCGACAACCTCGGGGCCTTCCGCCTGTGGTTCGGGGTGCAGCCCGATACGCGGGTGGCGACGCTGGTCTTCGGCTTCCTGCACGGCTTCGGCCTTGCCTCGAAGATCATCGAATACAACATCGCGCCCGACGGCCTGCTTGTGAACCTCATCGCCTTCAATGTGGGCGTTGAAATCGGCCAACTCACCGCCCTCGCGCTCATCCTCTTGTTCATGCAGCGCTGGCGCGCGTCACCCTCCTTTGGTCGACAGGCCTATACCGCAAACGTCATCATGATCGGCCTTGGCGCCTACCTGATGGGCTTTCAGCTCATCGGTCTGGCACTGGCTTGA
- the katG gene encoding catalase/peroxidase HPI, translating to MDGNDAGKCPVVHGGLTTSGTSVTAWWPKTLNLDILHQHDTKSNPLKGFNYRDEVKKLDFDAIKRDVHALMTDSQDWWPADWGHYGGLMIRMAWHSAGTYRVADGRGGAGTGNHRFAPLNSWPDNANLDKARRLLWPIKKKYGNRISWADLMILAGTVAYESMGLKTYGFAFGREDIWAPEKDVYWGSETEWLAPSENRYADLSDPSTLENPLAAVHMGLIYVNPEGVNGQPDPMKTAAQVRETFARMAMNDEETVALAAGGHTVGKAHGNGRAENLGPSPEGAEIEEQGLGWNNHVSRGVGRNTVTSGIEGAWTTHPTKWDNGYFDLLLGYEWELKKSPAGAWQYEPIGIKEEDKPVDVEDPSIRYNPIMTDADMAMKVDPIYRAISERFHKDPAYFSETFARAWFKLTHRDMGPRVRYIGPDVPKEDLIWQDPVPAGSTSYDVAAVKAKIAASGLSVTDLVTTAWDSARTFRQSDYRGGANGARIRLAPQKDWEGNEPARLSRVLSVLEPIAAASGASVADVIVLAGNVGVEMAAKAAGFDVTVPFTPGRGDAKAEQTDAASFAVLEPLADGFRNWLKKNYSVEAEEMLLDRAQLMGLTAPEMTVLLGGMRAMGTNHGGTGHGVFTNRPGALTNDFFVNLTDMGFKWVPKGRNLYDIVDRASGEVKFTATRVDLVFGSNSVLRAYAEVYAQDDNREKFVHDFVAAWVKVMNADRYDLAA from the coding sequence ATGGACGGAAACGACGCCGGCAAATGCCCAGTTGTGCATGGGGGTCTGACGACCTCGGGCACCTCGGTCACGGCATGGTGGCCCAAGACCCTCAACCTCGACATCCTGCACCAGCATGACACCAAGTCGAACCCGCTGAAGGGTTTCAACTACCGGGATGAGGTGAAAAAGCTCGACTTCGACGCGATCAAGCGCGACGTCCACGCCCTGATGACCGACAGTCAGGACTGGTGGCCCGCCGATTGGGGCCATTACGGCGGCTTGATGATCCGCATGGCATGGCATTCCGCAGGTACGTATCGCGTGGCCGATGGCCGGGGCGGCGCGGGCACCGGCAACCACCGCTTTGCGCCCCTGAACAGCTGGCCAGATAACGCCAATCTCGACAAGGCCCGCCGCCTGCTTTGGCCAATCAAGAAGAAATACGGCAATCGTATTTCTTGGGCCGACCTGATGATCCTCGCCGGGACTGTCGCCTATGAAAGCATGGGGCTGAAGACCTACGGCTTCGCGTTCGGGCGCGAAGATATCTGGGCCCCCGAAAAGGACGTCTATTGGGGTTCGGAAACCGAATGGCTGGCGCCGTCGGAAAACCGCTATGCCGATCTTTCTGATCCCTCCACGCTGGAAAACCCGCTGGCGGCCGTTCACATGGGCCTGATCTATGTGAACCCCGAAGGCGTGAACGGTCAGCCTGACCCGATGAAGACCGCCGCGCAGGTGCGCGAAACCTTTGCCCGCATGGCGATGAATGACGAAGAAACCGTCGCCCTCGCCGCAGGCGGCCATACCGTCGGCAAAGCGCATGGCAATGGGCGTGCCGAAAACCTCGGCCCTTCGCCGGAAGGCGCCGAAATCGAAGAGCAGGGTCTGGGCTGGAACAACCACGTCTCGCGCGGGGTGGGCCGCAACACCGTGACCTCGGGCATCGAGGGTGCCTGGACGACCCATCCGACCAAGTGGGACAACGGCTATTTCGACCTTCTGCTTGGCTATGAGTGGGAACTGAAGAAATCCCCTGCGGGCGCATGGCAATACGAACCCATCGGCATCAAGGAAGAAGACAAGCCGGTGGATGTGGAAGACCCGTCCATCCGTTATAACCCGATCATGACCGATGCCGACATGGCGATGAAGGTCGATCCAATCTATCGCGCGATTTCCGAACGGTTCCACAAGGACCCGGCCTACTTCTCGGAAACCTTCGCGCGGGCATGGTTCAAGCTGACGCATCGCGACATGGGCCCGCGCGTCCGCTACATCGGGCCGGATGTCCCGAAGGAAGACCTGATCTGGCAAGACCCCGTCCCGGCGGGCAGCACGTCCTATGACGTGGCGGCGGTCAAGGCCAAGATCGCGGCATCGGGCCTGTCGGTGACCGATCTGGTCACCACCGCATGGGACAGCGCCCGCACCTTCCGCCAGTCCGACTATCGCGGTGGCGCGAATGGCGCGCGCATCCGTCTGGCCCCGCAAAAGGATTGGGAAGGCAACGAACCAGCCCGCCTTTCGCGCGTCCTGTCGGTGCTGGAACCGATCGCAGCGGCCTCCGGTGCATCTGTCGCCGATGTGATCGTTCTAGCGGGCAATGTGGGCGTCGAGATGGCCGCCAAGGCGGCAGGCTTTGACGTCACCGTGCCCTTCACCCCCGGTCGCGGCGATGCAAAGGCAGAACAGACCGACGCGGCCAGCTTTGCCGTGCTTGAACCGCTGGCCGATGGCTTCCGCAATTGGCTGAAGAAGAACTACTCGGTCGAGGCCGAGGAAATGCTTCTCGACCGCGCGCAGTTGATGGGCCTGACCGCCCCGGAAATGACTGTCCTTCTGGGCGGGATGCGGGCGATGGGCACGAACCATGGCGGCACAGGCCATGGCGTCTTCACCAACCGTCCCGGTGCGCTGACGAATGATTTCTTCGTCAACCTCACCGACATGGGCTTCAAATGGGTGCCAAAGGGGCGCAACCTCTATGACATCGTCGATCGCGCGTCCGGCGAGGTGAAGTTCACCGCCACGCGTGTTGATCTGGTGTTCGGGTCCAACTCTGTCCTGCGCGCCTATGCCGAGGTCTATGCCCAAGACGACAACCGCGAAAAGTTCGTCCATGACTTCGTCGCGGCTTGGGTCAAGGTGATGAACGCCGACCGCTACGATCTGGCGGCCTGA
- a CDS encoding GGDEF domain-containing protein — protein MIGGAIGGITAGALAQLMPMYVAVDGAGIIRSCGPTLTRLLAMGDPAGRLFSDLFTLRHGPPLAAVADLLAAQGRLQIACRGRGDLALRGIAVPLGEGALINLSFGIGVVDAVRRHDLTEADFAPTDLTVELLYLYEAKTAVLDELRALNHRLQGDKVVAEEQALTDTLTGLRNRRALDLALEGLGPEPMAVVHLDLDRFKEVNDALGHAAGDHLLAEVGRRLLAHSRREDFVARIGGDEFVILMPGMDRDEVALSRVATILVTLGEAVEWRGIGLSVGASAGVILSAMAPGLSGPDLLARADAMLYAAKRAGRGQAVLWHPDLIAGEGAG, from the coding sequence ATGATCGGCGGTGCGATAGGGGGCATCACGGCGGGCGCCTTGGCGCAGTTGATGCCGATGTATGTGGCTGTGGATGGCGCGGGGATCATCCGGTCCTGTGGGCCGACGCTGACGCGCCTTTTGGCGATGGGCGATCCAGCGGGTCGGCTTTTTTCCGACCTGTTCACCCTGCGGCATGGCCCGCCGCTGGCGGCTGTGGCCGATCTTCTGGCGGCGCAGGGCCGGTTGCAGATCGCCTGCCGCGGGCGGGGCGATTTGGCCTTGCGCGGGATCGCGGTGCCCTTGGGCGAGGGGGCGCTGATCAACCTTTCCTTCGGGATCGGGGTGGTGGATGCCGTGCGTCGGCATGACCTGACGGAGGCGGATTTCGCCCCTACCGACCTGACGGTCGAACTGCTTTACCTCTATGAGGCGAAGACGGCGGTGCTGGACGAGTTGCGTGCTCTGAACCACCGCCTGCAGGGCGACAAGGTCGTGGCAGAGGAACAGGCCCTGACCGATACGCTGACAGGACTGAGGAACCGTCGCGCGCTGGACCTTGCGCTGGAGGGTTTGGGGCCGGAGCCTATGGCGGTGGTGCATCTGGACCTTGATCGTTTCAAAGAGGTGAATGATGCGCTGGGCCATGCGGCGGGGGATCATCTTTTGGCCGAGGTGGGGCGCCGTTTGCTGGCCCATAGTCGGCGCGAAGATTTCGTCGCGCGGATCGGGGGGGATGAGTTTGTCATCCTGATGCCGGGGATGGATCGGGACGAGGTGGCGCTGTCACGGGTGGCGACGATCCTTGTCACCTTGGGCGAGGCGGTGGAATGGCGGGGGATCGGGCTTTCGGTCGGCGCCAGCGCCGGGGTGATCCTTTCCGCCATGGCCCCCGGCCTTTCGGGGCCCGACCTTTTGGCGCGGGCCGATGCCATGCTTTATGCGGCCAAGCGAGCGGGGCGTGGGCAGGCCGTGCTGTGGCACCCCGACCTGATCGCAGGGGAAGGGGCTGGCTAG
- a CDS encoding ABC transporter ATP-binding protein, which yields MSFLSIRNLSVRLKGGPPLLRRVSLDVGAGEVRGLVGESGAGKSMIGKAVLGILPPSVEITEGQVLLDGTDLLSLPPKDRRRRIGASCALIPQDPLTALNPSHRIGPQITDRLVDILGWTRANAEARARDLLAEVQIPDPDRVLRAYPHELSGGMRQRILIASAFAAEPKLIVADEPTTALDVTVQKQILKLIAGMQARHGTALLFVTHDLGVVSKVCQRLSVLYAGMVVEDAAVADFFAAPRHAYSKALLAATPKYTDPAAGLHPVPDAVIEAVRAEVAAFDALSAKGGGA from the coding sequence ATGAGCTTTCTGTCCATCCGCAACCTTTCCGTTCGCCTGAAGGGTGGCCCGCCCCTTCTGCGCCGCGTGTCGTTGGATGTGGGGGCGGGAGAGGTGCGGGGGTTGGTGGGGGAATCCGGCGCGGGCAAGTCGATGATCGGCAAAGCCGTGCTGGGCATCCTGCCCCCTTCGGTCGAGATCACGGAGGGGCAGGTGCTGCTGGACGGAACCGATCTTCTGTCCCTCCCCCCCAAGGACCGCCGCCGCCGCATCGGGGCCAGTTGCGCGCTGATCCCGCAGGACCCGCTGACCGCCCTGAACCCGTCCCATCGCATCGGGCCGCAGATCACCGACCGTCTTGTCGATATCCTCGGCTGGACACGCGCAAATGCCGAGGCCCGCGCCCGCGACCTGCTGGCCGAGGTGCAGATCCCCGATCCCGACCGCGTGCTGCGCGCCTATCCGCATGAACTGTCGGGCGGGATGCGCCAGCGCATCCTGATTGCTTCTGCCTTTGCCGCCGAACCCAAGCTGATCGTCGCGGATGAACCCACCACCGCGCTGGATGTGACCGTCCAGAAGCAAATCCTGAAGCTGATTGCTGGGATGCAGGCGCGACATGGCACCGCGCTTTTGTTTGTCACCCATGACCTCGGCGTAGTGTCCAAGGTCTGCCAGCGTCTTTCGGTCCTTTACGCCGGAATGGTGGTCGAAGATGCGGCGGTGGCCGATTTCTTCGCCGCCCCGCGCCACGCCTATTCCAAGGCCCTACTGGCCGCGACGCCGAAATACACCGATCCCGCCGCAGGCCTGCACCCCGTGCCCGATGCGGTGATTGAGGCGGTCCGTGCCGAAGTCGCGGCCTTCGATGCCCTTTCCGCAAAAGGAGGCGGGGCATGA
- a CDS encoding ABC transporter permease — MLDGRSLIRRRTGLRLWLSGGWLAFLCLAALLAPWIAPKDPLAQDLFLGRLPPFWMAGAEPGYWLGTDSLGRDVLSRIIHGARVALAVALTAGVITCLIGATLGLLAGFLRGWVDMVISRLIDIWMAFPPVLFSILLIAVLGPGLVSIIIAIVVIDWTRFARVVRAEAMAQGAMDYVASARVAGRGRIGIMLREILPNVLPTIGVLLTLEMGIAVIVEAILSFVNLSISTDDPTWGGMISEGRTSIHQAWWVLVFPLITLFLTVLSFSQLGEGLKDRFDPVLR; from the coding sequence ATGCTTGATGGGCGGTCCCTGATCCGGCGTCGCACGGGGCTGCGGCTTTGGCTTTCGGGCGGATGGCTGGCGTTTCTTTGCCTCGCCGCCCTCTTGGCACCATGGATCGCGCCAAAGGACCCGCTGGCGCAGGATCTGTTCCTTGGCCGTCTGCCGCCCTTCTGGATGGCGGGGGCGGAACCGGGTTATTGGCTGGGAACCGATAGCCTTGGCCGGGACGTGCTGTCGCGCATCATTCATGGCGCGCGGGTCGCGTTGGCCGTGGCGCTGACCGCAGGCGTGATCACCTGCCTGATCGGCGCGACGCTGGGCCTGCTGGCGGGCTTCCTGCGTGGCTGGGTGGATATGGTCATCTCGCGCCTGATCGACATATGGATGGCCTTTCCGCCTGTCCTTTTCTCTATCCTCCTGATCGCCGTCCTTGGCCCCGGGCTGGTGTCGATCATCATCGCCATCGTCGTGATCGACTGGACACGCTTTGCCCGCGTCGTCCGGGCCGAGGCCATGGCACAGGGCGCGATGGATTATGTCGCCTCTGCCCGCGTGGCCGGGCGCGGGCGCATCGGGATCATGCTGCGCGAGATTTTGCCCAATGTCCTGCCCACCATCGGGGTTCTTTTGACGCTGGAAATGGGCATCGCGGTGATCGTTGAGGCAATCCTAAGTTTCGTGAACCTGTCGATCTCGACCGATGATCCGACTTGGGGAGGGATGATCTCGGAAGGACGCACCTCTATCCATCAGGCGTGGTGGGTGCTGGTCTTTCCGCTGATCACGCTCTTCCTCACCGTTCTGTCCTTTTCCCAATTGGGTGAAGGCCTGAAGGACCGTTTCGATCCGGTGCTGAGATGA